A genome region from Anopheles stephensi strain Indian chromosome 2, UCI_ANSTEP_V1.0, whole genome shotgun sequence includes the following:
- the LOC118505337 gene encoding uncharacterized protein LOC118505337, translating to MKPIQVFALVVVLLYGVSYVTARSNFTIPKILQGSWFSWETGRPTLTVLDDHSMSDRGELVNMERVGSNYTFIFRSKKCYHCVHAFPRTVNIFEKFESVCVTLAPNDEPTVDRVCRGSTDQQLITLFNENYVPVNCRSSLEGVWQFAYQNRFRFTGECDHPDARIHSCQQAGTQFLISNEKFNITYKQCIGMAETFNGVVEYSCLGDWFIGKNHYFAVANTKESRKDEKYRCFLKNRDDDLYLGVSITAECNTLKTVEKSPERLRITPVKADVIEPGCRFPQNFTGEWINTANIDGDVKINETHIVETYKPDQSRYRRTIYVCREQRDTRIMTARLTVDGCQTDYVCFDFVPKHHNVIRYRRGLAVIQDDFATVCSWKQFPNREQWRYDLLLSAKPVPIRCPVAGKFNFTQKGEAPFRTRILGGVTLSPRPDIRCKQNISDFSVCDGDQKELTIDADYCLSVDYLGRPIDIYSDPDYRMKCIGYWQENLKSYLITYDDLDPLSKYRCWVYQRADLNRVLMSQAVGAFCDIKQDVTSWNYTEGAVVSIDMTEYERERDQCPMHFDDGENPWQETENFITVFPWVIYRSTAALSSTLTSFLISLAAVCLKLFF from the exons ATGAAGCCAATTCAAGTGTTCGCGCTGGTGGTTGTGTTACTGTACGGTG TGTCCTACGTGACGGCGCGATCCAATTTCACCATTCCAAAAATCCTGCAAGGATCATGGTTCTCGTGGGAAACTGGAAGGCCTACGCTGACCGTGCTGGACGATCACAGCATGTCGGACAGAGGCGAGCTTGTAAACATGGAACGCGTAGGATCTAACTATACGTTCATTTTCCGAAGCAAAAAGTGCTACCACTGTGTCCACGCCTTTCCCAGGACGGTAAACATATTCGAAAAGTTTGAAT CCGTATGTGTGACCCTGGCACCGAATGATGAGCCCACCGTAGATCGCGTGTGCCGAGGATCGACCGATCAGCAGCTGATAACACTTTTTAACGAAAACTACGTGCCCGTCAATTGTCGCTCCTCGCTCGAGGGTGTGTGGCAGTTTGCGTATCAGAATCGATTCCGCTTCACTGGCGAATGTGACCATCCGGATGCGAGAATACATTCGTGCCAGCAGGCCGGAACGCAGTTCTTGATATCGAACGAAAAGTTTAACATCACCTACAAACAGTGCATCGGCATGGCGGAAACGTTCAACGGTGTGGTGGAGTACAGTTGCTTGGGCGATTGGTTTATCGGCAAGAACCACTACTTTGCCGTGGCAAACACGAAGGAATCTCGAAAGGACGAAAAGTATCGTTGCTTTTTGAAGAATCGTGACGACGATCTGTACCTGGGCGTGTCGATCACAGCTGAATGTAATACACTGAAAACGGTCGAAAAATCCCCAGAACGTCTAAGAATAACACCGGTCAAGGCGGATGTTATCGAACCAGGCTGTCGCTTCCCGCAAAATTTCACCGGAGAATGGATCAATACCGCCAACATCGATGGTGATGTGAAGATCAACGAAACGCACATCGTGGAAACGTACAAACCAGATCAATCGCGTTATCGTCGGACGATCTACGTCTGCCGGGAGCAGCGGGACACCCGCATCATGACGGCCCGACTAACGGTGGACGGTTGTCAGACGGATTATGTGTGCTTCGATTTTGTCCCGAAACATCACAACGTTATCCGCTATCGACGAGGGCTGGCCGTGATTCAGGACGATTTTGCGACCGTTTGCTCGTGGAAGCAGTTCCCCAACAGGGAACAGTGGCGTTATGATTTGCTTCTGTCGGCCAAACCCGTACCGATTCGTTGCCCCGTAGCAGGAAAGTTCAACTTCACGCAGAAAGGTGAGGCACCGTTCAGAACGCGCATTCTCGGTGGTGTCACGCTGAGCCCTCGGCCGGACATACGCTGCAAGCAAAACATATCGGACTTTTCCGTGTGCGACGGTGATCAGAAGGAGTTAACCATCGATGCGGACTACTGCCTGTCGGTGGACTATCTTGGACGACCGATCGATATCTATAGCGATCCGGATTACCGCATGAAGTGTATCGGATACTGGCAGGAAAATCTTAAATCCTATCTCATCACATACGACGATCTGGATCCGCTGTCCAAGTATCGCTGCTGGGTGTACCAGCGGGCGGATCTGAACCGTGTGCTTATGTCGCAGGCGGTTGGTGCGTTTTGCGATATCAAGCAAGATGTCACATCCTGGAACTACACCGAAGGTGCTGTAGTGTCCATCGACATGACGGAGTACGAGCGTGAACGGGACCAGTGTCCGATGCACTTTGACGATGGGGAAAATCCTTGGCAGGAGACGGAAAACTTTATCACCGTGTTTCCGTGGGTTATCTATCGCTCGACTGCCGCTCTCAGCAGCACGCTAACATCGTTTCTCATCTCTTTAGCGGCGGTGTGCCTGAAGCTGTTCTTCTAA
- the LOC118505334 gene encoding negative elongation factor A — MANVRDSDISLWLHNKLGTSNDSWISGSITSQLNKEVLRNIKECFPDLQTQVKLKLLLSFFQIPRRIVEEWKTELEEVIEVAGLDSELWVSMIAETIKTFPTTGSLNTEISDYEETRPIFTDMVNELRRLVVKNADLGMLPLECQYLNKSTLVSVVGQQATPVKHFTLKRKPKSAALRAELLQKSSDAQSCLKKISAPTVPLRSRGIPRKMTDTTPLKGIPSRVPTGGFRSPPTTPGQTRPGLSRTPAGRKDGGIKLLEIGEQPLGYAAAKKRKREQEKEEQAKKVAEQQVQSANDTKPATATPATSSPTVTTTPDYAAGLSAPSTVYSQPATPMPATSGSKDSSSSVMSTSIASSTAQVQAQQPQQQQQQATPTSQAPQRPQQPTITTTQQSQQQPTSSQTTVASAVADEEEEVEMKDLKTESISLSTPTSLPVSVVPSVSSAPPPLAYPATKTLSATVIKTEAGGVGTGTVGSSMVTLSTTQPPSLVRTVPLTPKQAKSVLQTQPGTTGGVQIIQKSTGKTISAAAAAAAAVTSSSNTNPQQKIEIISSESIVPGTLHASIPKSTTIINRGGNILFTTKQVQPGTTTAGGGATIIQQKTPLTSYVLNTSSPGKQLNIQRIVSNASSAGTPSLTTTISRAPHQQQLLQQQPQQIQVQGQQTTTQPTRIVQIKTAPTVSLANNQLMQNIPPLISTQLPAGSTQPTILNIQSVQQQQGQQNQLQITPTAVPQKRTITITAQNPPTAGMTTSVAQILQHQQQLQQQQQQQQQQQQALQATAAAAVGQQPKYTQVVMPPNVKGNTYYVTNAANVSNVLNQKGVIIQTVDASGNTVYQQIPLQNVSGLSGATILTGPPGLIKTEPETKLSQIPALVPTSSLHQNIPALTPVVIQPSGGQQQGTTTVVQQQQQQQQQQAATIPALITNISQQQQQQQKPQVQQQVIFRPVGGTNNVQTILPQGITLIQRPGGQPKLVQTIQQPAGAGQLKAAATAGQAGQRTIITQLPQQQQQQQTQQQHTIQFQAPGSQRSGGTTIQLVQQPQQQGQTQQIQVQRAQLKQVQQQQQGTTVTIQQQSQGSGQQQQQQQPQQTQQQQQAGARKGLSISSKYYMEAHDMFKRANCVSRLEKAIIIGFMAGYRNNPRPSPENMVTIKLNESFETVHQDDRTALMLVESLITLDYNTGQWRTFRKYREVDQTQPHAEGASGDTAVATAGANTAATGASGTTAAAAAGQQNSVVI, encoded by the exons ATGGCGAACGTGCGGGACAGCGACATTTCTCTGTGGCTCCACAATAAGCTTGGTACATCAAACGATTCATGGATAAGCGGCTCAATCACGTCCCAGCTGAACAAGGAAGTGCTGCGAAACATAAAAGAGTGTTTTCCCGACCTACAGACGCAGGTTAAGCTGAAACTGCTGTTAAGTTTTTTCCAAATTCCGCGACGGATCGTCGAAGAG TGGAAAACGGAGCTAGAGGAAGTGATCGAAGTCGCTGGTCTCGATTCGGAGCTATGGGTATCGATGATAGCGGAAACGATAAAAACCTTCCCGACCACCGGGTCGCTGAACACGGAAATTTCCGATTACGAAGAGACGCGTCCCATTTTCACAGACATGGTCAACGAACTGCGGCGGTTGGTCGTGAAGAACGCCGACCTCGGTATGCTACCTCTGGAATGCCAGTATCTCAACAAGTCGACGCTTGTTTCGGTGGTCGGGCAGCAGGCAACGCCAGTGAAACATTTTACGCTAAAGCGTAAACCGAAAAGTGCAGCCTTACGGGCGGAGCTGCTGCAAAAGTCTTCCGATGCGCAGAGCTGCCTCAAGAAGATATCTGCACCGACAGTGCCTTTACGGTCGCGTGGCATCCCACGGAAAATGACCGACACGACACCGCTCAAGGGTATACCGTCGCGCGTACCGACCGGCGGCTTCCGTTCACCTCCGACTACACCCGGTCAGACGCGGCCTGGCCTTAGCCGAACGCCAGCCGGCCGAAAGGATGGCGGTATTAAACTGCTCGAGATAGGCGAGCAACCGTTGGGCTACGCGGCAGCGAAAAAGCGCAAACGAGAGCAGGAGAAGGAAGAGCAGGCGAAGAAGGTGGCGGAACAGCAGGTTCAAAGTGCAAACGACACAAAACCGGCCACAGCAACGCCGGCTACATCAAGCCCGACCGTTACGACCACGCCCGACTATGCGGCAGGGTTGTCCGCACCGTCGACAGTGTACAGCCAGCCCGCCACACCAATGCCGGCCACGTCCGGCAGCAAGGATTCATCTTCCAGCGTAATGTCGACGTCGATTGCATCGAGTACGGCGCAGGTTCAGGCACAGcagccgcaacaacagcaacagcaagcaacACCAACCTCACAGGCACCGCAGAGACCGCAGCAACCGACAATAACGACCACTCAGCAATCTCAGCAGCAACCAACGTCCTCTCAAACGACAGTCGCTTCAGCTGTGGCCGACGAAGAGGAGGAGGTTGAGATGAAAGACCTGAAAACGGAATCCATTAGCTTATCAACGCCCACCTCCCTACCGGTCAGTGTTGTGCCGAGCGTAAGTTCGGCACCTCCACCACTGGCCTATCCCGCTACGAAAACACTTTCCGCAACGGTCATCAAAACGGAAGCTGGCGGCGTTGGGACGGGTACGGTTGGCAGTTCTATGGTAACGTTATCAACCACGCAACCACCGTCGCTGGTGAGGACTGTGCCGCTGACACCTAAGCAGGCAAAATCGGTGCTGCAGACCCAACCGGGAACGACGGGAGGCGTGCAGATCATCCAGAAATCCACTGGCAAAACGATCAGTGCGGCGGCCGCAGCTGCTGCGGCGGtaacgagcagcagcaacaccaaccCGCAGCAGAAGATTGAAATCATATCGTCCGAATCGATCGTTCCCGGCACGTTGCACGCTTCCATTCCAAAATCGACGACCATCATCAACCGTGGCGGCAATATACTGTTCACCACGAAACAGGTGCAGCCCGGCACGACAACGGCTGGCGGTGGAGCCACAATCATACAGCAGAAAACGCCACTCACGTCGTACGTGCTTAATACGTCCTCGCCCGGAAAACAGCTCAACATTCAACGGATAGTTTCGAACGCCAGCTCGGCCGGTACGCCCAGCTTGACCACAACGATTTCGCGCGCCCCGCACCAACAGCaattgctgcagcagcaaccgcaacaGATTCAAGTGCAAGGACAACAGACCACTACGCAACCGACCCGGATTGTACAAATCAAGACAGCTCCCACTGTATCGCTGGCCAACAATCAGTTGATGCAAAATATTCCGCCATTAATATCTACCCAGCTGCCGGCCGGCTCGACGCAGCCGACGATACTAAACATTCAGTccgtgcaacagcagcagggacAGCAGAACCAGCTGCAAATTACGCCTACAGCGGTGCCGCAGAAGCGTACGATCACGATCACAGCACAAAACCCGCCAACGGCCGGTATGACTACCTCCGTGGCACAAATCctgcaacatcagcagcagctgcagcaacagcagcaacagcagcagcagcaacagcaagcccTGCAAgccaccgctgctgctgcagtcggCCAACAACCAAAGTACACGCAGGTGGTAATGCCGCCGAACGTCAAGGGAAACACGTACTACGTCACGAACGCCGCGAACGTCTCCAACGTGCTGAATCAGAAAGGTGTCATCATCCAAACGGTGGACGCATCCGGCAACACCGTCTATCAGCAGATACCGCTGCAAAACGTGTCCGGCTTGAGCGGCGCCACCATACTAACCGGCCCGCCAGGGCTAATCAAAACCGAACCGGAGACAAAGCTTAGCCAAATCCCCGCGCTGGTACCGACCAGCTCGCTGCACCAAAATATTCCGGCCCTGACACCGGTCGTCATACAGCCCAGTGGGGGCCAGCAGCAGGGCACCACCAccgtggtgcagcagcagcagcagcagcaacaacagcaagctgCCACCATACCGGCACTCATCACGAACAtttcgcagcaacagcagcagcagcaaaagccaCAGGTACAGCAGCAGGTGATTTTCCGCCCCGTCGGTGGAACGAACAATGTGCAAACGATTTTGCCGCAAGGCATTACGCTTATCCAGCGGCCCGGCGGACAACCGAAGCTAGTGCAAACGATTCAGCAACCGGCCGGTGCGGGGCAACTGAAAGCAGCGGCCACGGCGGGCCAGGCTGGACAGCGTACGATTATCACGCAACttcctcagcagcagcagcagcagcaaacccagcagcagcacacgatTCAGTTCCAGGCGCCGGGATCGCAGCGTTCGGGCGGTACGACCATTCAGCTAGTCCAGCAACCTCAGCAGCAAGGCCAAACCCAGCAGATACAGGTACAGCGTGCCCAGCTGAAgcaggtgcagcagcagcagcaaggcacTACGGTTACGATACAGCAACAGTCGCAGGGCAGtggccagcaacagcagcagcagcagccgcaacagacccagcagcagcagcaagcgggCGCAAGAAAAGGGCTTTCTATTTCT AGCAAGTATTACATGGAAGCTCACGACATGTTTAAACGGGCCAACTGCGTGTCACGCTTGGAAAAGGCAATCATTATCGGTTTCATGGCCGGTTATCGAAACAATCCTAGACCGTCGCCGGAAAACATGGTTACCATCAAGCTAAACGAAAGCTTT GAAACAGTGCACCAAGACGACAGGACGGCACTGATGCTGGTAGAGTCGCTCATCACGCTCGACTACAACACGGGTCAGTGGAGAACATTCCGAAAGTATCGTGAAGTCGACCAAACGCAACCGCACGCGGAAGGTGCTAGCggcgacacggcagtggcaaCCGCCGGCGCTAATACTGCGGCCACCGGGGCGAGTGGGACgacggccgccgccgccgccgggCAGCAAAATTCAGTAGTTATTTAA